A section of the Flavobacteriales bacterium genome encodes:
- a CDS encoding endonuclease/exonuclease/phosphatase family protein, which produces MSEASRRARPSRWHLPLWWANLLAALLLLLAYLSARVPPDTFWPLAFFGMAYPFVLLTHLFFLVWWALFRPKRMLVSAIVVGIGIGHIGDYVQLLGRRHPPGNATEQDLKVMSYNVRLFDLYNWSNNTRTRNEILDLIAFEGADVLCLQEFFLAEDRRYFNTKDTLLRHLGYRACHDSYTAHTRKGHHFGIATFSTHPIVGKGTLEFADDLNNLCIWTDIAVGDDTLRVYNAHLASVRFGGNEYRFMEDLDTGTDADSLRSGGLRIAGLLRNAFLRRAEEARLITAHMASSPHPIVYCGDLNDTPMSYSYTLLTERLTDAFVESGRGVGHTYIGVFPSFRIDHILHGPELTAWNFRTLPDELSDHRAIVCELALVGTGAPR; this is translated from the coding sequence CCCAGCCGCTGGCACCTCCCCTTGTGGTGGGCCAACCTGCTCGCCGCACTGCTGTTGCTGCTGGCCTATCTGTCCGCCCGGGTGCCGCCCGACACCTTCTGGCCCCTCGCCTTCTTCGGCATGGCCTACCCCTTCGTGCTGCTCACGCACCTCTTCTTCCTGGTGTGGTGGGCGCTGTTCCGGCCCAAACGGATGCTGGTGAGCGCGATCGTGGTGGGCATCGGTATCGGCCACATCGGCGACTATGTGCAGCTGCTCGGCAGGCGCCACCCTCCCGGGAACGCCACGGAGCAGGACCTGAAGGTGATGTCGTACAACGTGCGCTTGTTCGACCTGTACAACTGGAGCAACAACACCCGGACGCGCAACGAGATCCTCGACCTCATCGCCTTCGAGGGGGCGGATGTGCTCTGCCTGCAGGAGTTCTTCCTGGCCGAGGACAGGCGCTACTTCAACACGAAGGACACCCTGCTGCGGCACCTGGGTTACCGGGCCTGCCACGACAGCTACACGGCGCACACCCGCAAGGGCCACCACTTCGGCATCGCCACCTTCAGCACCCATCCGATCGTGGGCAAGGGCACCTTGGAGTTCGCCGACGACCTGAACAACCTGTGCATCTGGACGGACATCGCGGTGGGCGACGACACGCTGCGGGTGTACAACGCCCATCTGGCCAGTGTGCGCTTCGGGGGCAACGAATACAGGTTCATGGAGGACCTGGACACGGGCACGGACGCCGACAGTCTGCGCAGCGGGGGCCTGCGCATCGCCGGGCTGTTGCGCAATGCCTTCCTCCGCCGTGCCGAGGAGGCGCGCCTGATCACCGCGCACATGGCCAGCAGTCCCCATCCGATCGTGTACTGCGGCGACCTCAACGACACCCCGATGAGCTACAGCTACACCCTGCTCACCGAGCGGCTTACGGACGCCTTCGTGGAGAGCGGCCGGGGTGTGGGGCACACCTACATCGGCGTGTTCCCCAGCTTCCGGATCGACCACATCCTTCACGGTCCCGAACTGACGGCCTGGAACTTCCGCACGCTGCCCGATGAGCTGAGCGACCACCGCGCCATCGTGTGCGAGTTGGCCTTGGTGGGTACCGGAGCGCCACGCTAG
- a CDS encoding TraB/GumN family protein, protein MRSIVLSASVWCAGLATAQPLPHSMLWRITGPGVTGPAYVLGTVHSRDARAYQGNDSLWAAMAECAEVVGELDHDASAQGGLAMLGAMQMPDGRVLADLYKKKDLERVRKALKEHLGLMALASDRMRPFWSMALLTETLMRNDSALVLDEAVQARARSIGRAVSGLETMQEQLAAIDAIPLEDQAAMLLEMVRHDLYRGIMERMMDAYARQDLETMHALVRQGGMSGSMDEALLAVRNTRMAERMAARLSEGCSCFFAVGAAHLPGEGGVLHRLKDLGYTLGPVAVERP, encoded by the coding sequence ATGCGTTCGATCGTCCTGTCCGCAAGCGTGTGGTGTGCCGGACTGGCCACGGCCCAACCGCTCCCGCATAGCATGCTCTGGCGCATCACCGGCCCGGGCGTCACCGGACCGGCCTACGTGCTGGGCACCGTGCACAGCCGTGACGCCCGCGCCTATCAGGGCAATGACAGCCTGTGGGCCGCCATGGCGGAATGTGCCGAAGTGGTGGGCGAGTTGGATCACGATGCCTCGGCCCAGGGCGGGCTTGCCATGCTGGGCGCCATGCAGATGCCCGACGGCCGCGTCTTGGCCGACCTCTACAAGAAGAAGGACCTCGAACGTGTGCGCAAGGCGCTGAAGGAGCATCTGGGCCTCATGGCCCTGGCCAGCGACCGCATGAGACCCTTCTGGTCGATGGCCCTGCTCACCGAGACCCTAATGCGCAACGACAGCGCGCTCGTGCTGGACGAGGCGGTGCAGGCCCGGGCCCGTTCCATCGGACGGGCGGTGAGCGGACTGGAGACCATGCAGGAACAGCTGGCTGCCATCGACGCCATTCCCTTGGAGGATCAGGCGGCCATGCTGTTGGAGATGGTGCGCCACGACCTGTACCGCGGGATCATGGAACGGATGATGGACGCCTACGCCCGGCAGGACCTGGAGACCATGCACGCCCTCGTGCGGCAGGGGGGCATGTCCGGATCGATGGATGAGGCCCTGCTCGCGGTGCGCAACACCCGGATGGCCGAACGGATGGCGGCGCGATTGAGCGAGGGATGCAGTTGCTTCTTCGCCGTGGGCGCCGCGCACCTGCCGGGTGAGGGTGGGGTGCTCCACCGCCTCAAGGACCTGGGCTACACGCTCGGTCCGGTCGCGGTAGAGCGGCCCTAG
- a CDS encoding IS110 family transposase, with the protein MRTIGIDVSKATLDVVLQDEQGKLVQEERVKNSCVGLRSLLRKWARQGHCDTTALVCLEPTGHYSHGVVKTLLDLGHPTWLAHATDIRLSIGMQRGKSDKVDARRIAQYAHRFRDKARLVGQSHVEFAELKALLALRERLVKERGKNTAQLKDNVLYLTGNTKDLVKAELQRQLKALELSITKLDRAIAVFLRKDSALQGRNKLAQTVSGIGPVLASELIAHTEGFTRFDSPRQLVCYAGVAPFERTSGSSVRGKTATSSFANHRLKSLLKLAALAAVRVPGDLQDYYHRKIAQGKRPIVVLNNVAGKIIHHLWAVIHSGRPYQPRLHMS; encoded by the coding sequence ATGAGAACGATCGGTATCGATGTAAGCAAGGCGACCTTGGATGTGGTCTTGCAGGACGAACAAGGCAAGCTGGTGCAGGAGGAGCGGGTGAAGAACAGCTGTGTTGGACTGCGGTCGCTACTGCGCAAGTGGGCCAGGCAGGGGCACTGCGACACCACCGCCCTGGTGTGTCTGGAGCCTACCGGGCACTACAGCCATGGGGTGGTGAAGACCCTGCTGGACCTGGGCCACCCCACTTGGCTGGCCCACGCCACGGATATCCGCTTGAGCATCGGCATGCAGCGGGGCAAGAGCGACAAAGTGGATGCACGGCGCATCGCACAATACGCGCACCGGTTCAGGGACAAGGCCCGTTTGGTCGGCCAGAGCCACGTGGAGTTCGCCGAGCTCAAGGCGCTGTTGGCACTTCGCGAGCGCTTGGTGAAGGAGCGGGGCAAGAACACCGCGCAGTTGAAGGACAACGTGCTCTACCTCACCGGGAACACCAAGGACCTGGTGAAAGCCGAGCTCCAGCGACAGCTCAAGGCCCTGGAGCTGTCGATCACCAAGCTGGACCGGGCCATCGCGGTGTTCCTCCGCAAGGACAGCGCCTTGCAGGGCAGGAACAAGCTGGCACAGACCGTATCGGGCATCGGTCCGGTGCTGGCCAGCGAGCTGATCGCCCACACCGAAGGCTTCACCCGCTTCGACTCACCCAGGCAACTGGTCTGTTATGCCGGTGTTGCACCCTTCGAACGCACCTCTGGGTCCAGTGTGCGTGGAAAGACCGCCACGTCCTCCTTCGCCAACCACAGGCTCAAAAGCCTCTTGAAACTGGCCGCCTTGGCCGCCGTCCGTGTGCCCGGGGACCTACAGGACTACTATCACCGCAAGATCGCTCAAGGCAAACGACCCATCGTCGTGCTCAACAACGTGGCCGGCAAGATCATCCACCACCTCTGGGCCGTGATCCACTCAGGCAGACCTTATCAACCTCGCTTGCACATGTCATAG